TGCAATTCCTCCGGGGTTTGGATATCCCACTCCTGCAACATCGTTTGTAACTGCTCTGGATTAAAGACCATCGGTCACCTCACTCGTTCAATAATATTACAGTTTTCCGTGAGGTTTACACAGTTTATTTTACACTCCCACATTTTCGATTACCATCTACCTTTTATAGCAATCTCACAACCCAACATACAACCAACAACGTACCACAAACATTTTCCCCTTCTCCTCTTGAACAAACTCTATTTAGATTACGAGGGAGACTATAATTAAGAAGCACCAACGGTAACACTATAACACATTAACACTTTAACACGGTATTTAAGACTTTCTCGGCTCCACCATCACCGATTCTTCAAACTCGTATCGCACTAATCCGGGGCCTGCGTCTCTGGGTTTGGTGACGTATTTTCGTTTCGTATATACTACCGGCACTAATCCGGAGTGCTGCGCCTGACTGTGACCGGCCGCCAGTCCGGCAGCGTATTCAATGGTAGGTTTTGGTGGGCTATCCACACGCTTGTTATCCGAAATTGCAATGACATGTGATCCGGGGACATTCTCTGCATGAAACCAGAAATCCTCTTTGTGAGCGATGTGGAAGGTCAATTCGTCGTTATCCCGGGATTTCCTCCCGACCAGGATACGCCAGCCGTCGGGCGAGGTATATTCAGTGTACGGTTTTCGCTCGCTTGTTTCCTGAGTCTGTTGCTGAGAAGTCGAGATTCCGTAGCCAGCTAACTCGTCAGCGATTTCATCAATCATGCTCAAGGATTCGGCTTGTTCCAGTCTATCGTACAAATCATTGAGTGTGGCCAACTCTTTTTCGGTCTGGGCAATCTGTTTCTGAAGTGCCTCCCGACCACGACTCGTCTTTTTAGCTTTTTCGTAGTAAGCCTGAGCATTTTCGACCACGGAGATATCTGGCTGGAGATCGATGGTCACCTGTCCCGCATCTCCGATAATATCGTCCAGCGTGACCGATTGTTGGCCCCTCTCGATCTGGTGCATATTTGCCATAAGTAAGTCTCCGTATTTCCGGTAGACTTCAGCAGACTTCCAGTCGTCCAGATCACCCTTCTGTTTTTCGATGCGTCGCTGGAGACGTTCAATTTTATTCCCAAGCGATGTCCTGAGTCGCCTGTGCAGATCGCGATATTTTTTCCCCCGATAGTACACGCCAATATACCGGGGATAGCCCTCACTGATCGGCGTCTCCATATCCCACTCGGTTTCCGTCTGGTGTTTTAGTTCCAGCGGACTGAACTGTGGTTCCGGTAATCTGGATATGAAAGCCTTTTTCTGTTCCACCTCCCGGAGCATCTGCACCACAGCCCTGGACAGGTTTCCTATGTTCTCTTCCGGAATATCTTTTACCTGCATCTGCAGTGAGAGAGAGGCTCTGTGAACAGTCTCTCTGGCAAGATCGGCGGTCCAGTGCGGGAGGACTTCAGTTAGCGCATTTTTTATGGATTTTTCCTGCATACCTGATAAGCTGCTCTCAAAGTCCTCATGGAAGTCGCCCGGCAGCGGGTACGGAATTCCGGAAAAATCCCGAAATTCCGCAAGGATTGTGTTCTCGACATCTTTGAAGGAATCCAGGATCGTTCGATTTTCATCGACGTGGTAAATATTGGGTGAGCCACCAAAAAATTCGAAGCACAGCAATGAACCATCATCGAGTTCCCATTTTAAAATTCTGTCGGCAGGGATCATGGAAATATTCTCGATAGTTCTGGCCCCCATGGACTCGAATAGCCCTACCTTTCTCCTGGGGATATTGAGTTGGTCTTTGACTACCAGATAAGGAAGTTCGGCAATTCCGGAATAATCCACCCTGTATTGGTCCCGGTCCTTCAACAGGATAAAGCTGCATTGATTTTTCTCATAGG
The Candidatus Neomarinimicrobiota bacterium genome window above contains:
- a CDS encoding NFACT family protein is translated as MHNHWFTLNSYWTAQADRITGAKISQAFTYEKNQCSFILLKDRDQYRVDYSGIAELPYLVVKDQLNIPRRKVGLFESMGARTIENISMIPADRILKWELDDGSLLCFEFFGGSPNIYHVDENRTILDSFKDVENTILAEFRDFSGIPYPLPGDFHEDFESSLSGMQEKSIKNALTEVLPHWTADLARETVHRASLSLQMQVKDIPEENIGNLSRAVVQMLREVEQKKAFISRLPEPQFSPLELKHQTETEWDMETPISEGYPRYIGVYYRGKKYRDLHRRLRTSLGNKIERLQRRIEKQKGDLDDWKSAEVYRKYGDLLMANMHQIERGQQSVTLDDIIGDAGQVTIDLQPDISVVENAQAYYEKAKKTSRGREALQKQIAQTEKELATLNDLYDRLEQAESLSMIDEIADELAGYGISTSQQQTQETSERKPYTEYTSPDGWRILVGRKSRDNDELTFHIAHKEDFWFHAENVPGSHVIAISDNKRVDSPPKPTIEYAAGLAAGHSQAQHSGLVPVVYTKRKYVTKPRDAGPGLVRYEFEESVMVEPRKS